The following coding sequences lie in one Pseudarthrobacter phenanthrenivorans Sphe3 genomic window:
- a CDS encoding zinc ribbon domain-containing protein encodes MAKAAPAEQLKLLELQGLDAKLKSLANRRRSLENDPRIKDLEAALSVATGELGAAKVAVHDAEAELKRAEADVEQVASRIQRDEARLNSGTGLSKDLVALQKDIASLNKRRSDLEDIELEVMERLDSLRARQAEQQKIVDDIQGSFGTIRAELDAELAEVEAEAADVRTRRTGFAAGLDAGMLAVYEKTLARRGVGAARLFHGTSEASGMKLSPGDLAEIKGAAPDDIVFCPDSGAILVRSEEWA; translated from the coding sequence GTGGCGAAGGCAGCACCGGCGGAACAGTTGAAGCTACTCGAGCTGCAGGGGCTGGATGCCAAGCTGAAATCGCTCGCCAACCGCCGCCGCTCGCTGGAAAACGATCCGCGTATCAAGGACCTTGAGGCGGCCCTTTCGGTGGCCACTGGCGAACTCGGGGCAGCGAAAGTGGCGGTCCATGACGCGGAAGCTGAACTTAAGCGCGCCGAGGCGGACGTGGAGCAGGTTGCCTCGCGCATCCAGCGGGACGAGGCGCGGCTGAACAGCGGTACCGGGCTCTCAAAGGACCTGGTGGCGCTCCAGAAGGACATCGCCTCGCTCAACAAGCGGCGCTCGGACCTGGAAGACATCGAGCTGGAGGTCATGGAGCGGCTCGACTCGCTGCGGGCCAGGCAGGCAGAACAGCAGAAAATCGTGGATGACATCCAGGGATCTTTCGGCACCATCCGTGCCGAACTGGATGCGGAACTGGCTGAGGTGGAGGCTGAGGCTGCCGATGTGCGCACCCGCCGCACCGGATTCGCCGCAGGACTCGACGCCGGAATGCTGGCCGTCTACGAGAAGACGCTGGCCAGGCGCGGAGTGGGCGCAGCCAGGCTGTTCCACGGAACATCCGAGGCATCCGGAATGAAGCTGAGCCCGGGCGACCTCGCCGAGATCAAAGGCGCAGCGCCCGACGATATCGTCTTCTGCCCGGACTCCGGCGCCATCCTGGTGCGCTCGGAGGAGTGGGCCTGA
- a CDS encoding Nif3-like dinuclear metal center hexameric protein yields MEPVDTDVTGQHDHGDGNRDAGPSSEPVTAGTDGVPTLGELLLAVEELWPESLAESWDEVGLVAGHPSAPVNKVMFAVDPTLEVIEEAVEWGAELLITHHPLLLKGVTTVAATTPKGRAVHRLIESGTALLTVHTNGDSAVGGVSDVLADALGLQDVAPLTVAANGLPEEGIGRVGDLADTMTLGDFAARVYEILPSVAGGVRVSGDKDGLVRRIAVCGGAGDSLFDEVRASNADVYVTADLRHHPASEAREAALNGRPYLVDVSHFASEWLWLPAAAAALGNVLSDQGHDVEIMVSTTNSDPWDFILTPG; encoded by the coding sequence ATGGAACCTGTGGACACCGACGTTACCGGCCAGCACGATCACGGCGACGGAAACCGCGACGCCGGGCCGTCCAGTGAGCCGGTTACGGCAGGTACGGACGGCGTTCCCACCCTCGGCGAGCTGCTCCTGGCCGTTGAGGAACTCTGGCCCGAGTCCCTGGCGGAAAGCTGGGACGAGGTGGGACTGGTGGCGGGCCATCCCTCCGCGCCGGTGAATAAGGTGATGTTCGCCGTCGACCCCACCCTCGAAGTCATCGAAGAAGCAGTCGAATGGGGAGCCGAACTCCTCATCACCCACCATCCGCTCCTCCTGAAGGGCGTCACCACCGTCGCTGCCACCACGCCCAAGGGCAGGGCAGTGCACCGCCTCATCGAGTCCGGCACCGCACTCCTGACCGTACACACGAACGGTGATTCCGCCGTCGGGGGCGTTTCCGACGTCCTCGCAGACGCGCTTGGCCTGCAGGACGTGGCTCCCCTCACTGTGGCAGCCAACGGCCTGCCCGAAGAAGGGATCGGCCGCGTGGGGGACCTGGCGGACACCATGACCCTGGGCGATTTTGCGGCCCGCGTCTATGAGATCCTGCCATCGGTGGCAGGAGGCGTGCGGGTCTCCGGCGACAAGGACGGGCTTGTCCGGCGGATCGCGGTGTGCGGCGGGGCAGGGGACTCGTTGTTCGACGAGGTACGCGCCAGCAACGCGGACGTCTATGTCACGGCAGACCTGCGCCACCATCCCGCGTCCGAGGCACGCGAAGCGGCACTGAACGGGCGCCCGTACCTGGTGGACGTCTCACACTTTGCCAGCGAGTGGCTCTGGCTCCCGGCGGCCGCGGCGGCACTGGGCAACGTCCTGTCCGACCAGGGCCACGACGTGGAAATCATGGTCAGCACTACCAACAGCGATCCCTGGGACTTTATCCTCACTCCCGGCTAG
- the msrA gene encoding peptide-methionine (S)-S-oxide reductase MsrA, translating to MKTFVLGGGCFWCLDAVYQKTRGVSSVVSGYTGGHDPAPDYYSVCNGTTGHAEVVAVTFDEDVIPEDVILDMFFALHDPTTLNRQGYDVGTQYRSSMFYETTEEKILFEEAIERNQALWANPIVTEVVRLPRFHIAEEFHQNYYAKHPEQGYCQVIINPKLAKARKYYSAWLNA from the coding sequence ATGAAAACTTTTGTTTTAGGTGGAGGCTGCTTCTGGTGCCTCGATGCCGTCTACCAGAAGACCAGGGGCGTCAGTTCGGTGGTGTCCGGCTACACCGGCGGCCATGATCCGGCCCCGGACTACTACTCCGTCTGCAACGGGACCACCGGCCACGCCGAAGTGGTGGCCGTGACGTTCGACGAGGACGTCATCCCGGAGGACGTCATCCTTGACATGTTCTTCGCCCTCCATGACCCCACCACGCTGAACCGCCAAGGGTACGACGTGGGCACCCAATACCGTTCGTCCATGTTTTACGAGACCACCGAAGAAAAGATCCTGTTCGAGGAAGCCATCGAACGGAACCAGGCTTTGTGGGCCAACCCCATCGTCACCGAAGTGGTCCGCCTCCCCCGGTTCCACATTGCCGAGGAGTTCCACCAGAACTACTACGCCAAGCACCCGGAGCAGGGGTACTGCCAGGTGATCATCAACCCCAAGCTCGCCAAGGCCCGGAAATATTACTCTGCATGGCTTAACGCTTAG
- the cysK gene encoding cysteine synthase A — protein sequence MARIYDDVTQLVGGTPLVKLNRLSEGLDATVAVKLEFYNPANSVKDRIGVAIVDAAEKSGALKPGGTIVEGTSGNTGIALAMVGAARGYKVILTMPETMSTERRVMLRAFGAEIVLTPGSEGMRGAVEKAQEIVANTENSIWAQQFANEANPEIHRNTTAEEIWADTDGAVDIFVAGVGTGGTVTGVGQVLKERKPGVQIVAIEPKDSAILNGGAPGPHKIQGIGANFIPEILDTNIYDEVLDATLEDSVRVARDLGVKEGILGGISSGAIVWGALELAKRPENAGKLIVAVVCDFGERYISTVLYDDIRG from the coding sequence ATGGCACGGATCTATGACGATGTAACGCAGCTGGTCGGCGGCACCCCGCTGGTCAAGCTCAACCGGCTCAGCGAGGGGCTGGACGCTACCGTCGCCGTGAAGCTCGAGTTCTACAACCCGGCCAACAGCGTCAAGGACCGGATTGGTGTTGCCATCGTTGACGCCGCCGAGAAGTCCGGCGCCCTGAAGCCCGGCGGAACCATCGTCGAGGGCACCTCCGGCAACACCGGCATCGCCCTTGCCATGGTGGGCGCAGCCCGCGGCTACAAGGTCATCCTCACCATGCCCGAGACCATGTCTACAGAGCGCCGTGTCATGCTGCGGGCGTTCGGCGCCGAAATCGTCCTGACCCCGGGCTCGGAGGGCATGCGGGGCGCTGTCGAGAAGGCCCAGGAAATTGTGGCCAACACCGAAAACTCCATCTGGGCGCAGCAGTTCGCGAACGAGGCCAACCCGGAAATCCACCGCAACACCACGGCCGAGGAAATCTGGGCTGACACCGACGGCGCAGTGGACATCTTCGTTGCGGGCGTCGGCACCGGCGGAACCGTCACCGGCGTGGGCCAGGTCCTGAAGGAGCGCAAGCCCGGCGTCCAGATCGTTGCGATCGAGCCCAAGGACTCCGCCATCCTCAATGGCGGCGCACCCGGCCCCCACAAGATCCAGGGCATCGGGGCCAACTTCATCCCCGAAATCCTGGACACCAACATCTACGACGAGGTCCTGGACGCCACCCTGGAAGACTCCGTCCGCGTGGCCCGTGACCTCGGCGTCAAGGAAGGCATCCTGGGCGGCATCTCCTCCGGGGCCATCGTTTGGGGCGCCCTGGAACTGGCGAAGCGCCCGGAGAACGCCGGCAAGCTGATCGTTGCTGTCGTCTGCGATTTTGGCGAGCGTTACATCTCCACCGTGCTGTATGACGACATCCGCGGCTGA
- the epsC gene encoding serine O-acetyltransferase EpsC: protein MGFFARLKEDLDAARSHDPAARGSLENLLAYSGLHAIWIHRLTHRLWQNPGLRFPARLLSQLGRFLTGIEIHPGATIGRRFFIDHGMGVVIGETAEIGEDVMIYHGVTLGGRSLARIKRHPTIGDRVTIGAGAKILGPITIGRDSAVGANAVVVKDAPPESIVTGVPAKWRHRDAQRETKPAVDPAEYDIEYRI from the coding sequence GTGGGCTTTTTCGCAAGATTGAAGGAAGACCTCGACGCCGCCCGGTCCCACGACCCGGCGGCTCGAGGTTCTTTAGAGAACCTACTCGCATACTCCGGCCTGCATGCCATCTGGATCCACCGGCTGACGCACCGCCTGTGGCAGAACCCTGGCCTCCGTTTCCCTGCCCGGTTGCTTTCGCAGCTGGGCCGTTTCCTGACGGGCATCGAGATCCATCCGGGCGCCACCATCGGCCGCCGATTCTTCATCGACCACGGAATGGGTGTGGTCATCGGCGAGACCGCGGAGATCGGCGAGGACGTGATGATCTACCACGGGGTGACCCTGGGCGGGCGTTCGCTGGCCCGGATCAAGCGCCATCCCACCATCGGCGACCGCGTGACCATTGGTGCGGGGGCGAAGATCCTCGGTCCCATCACCATTGGCAGGGACAGTGCCGTAGGTGCCAACGCCGTGGTGGTCAAGGACGCCCCGCCGGAGTCGATTGTCACCGGCGTGCCCGCCAAGTGGCGGCACCGGGATGCACAGCGTGAGACGAAGCCTGCTGTGGACCCGGCGGAGTACGACATCGAGTACCGGATCTGA
- the gndA gene encoding NADP-dependent phosphogluconate dehydrogenase, whose product MSAHIGVTGLAVMGANLARNLARNGFTVALHNRSVEKTDALLERYGSEGDFIRTETLQELVDSLEKPRRVLIMVKAGKPVDSVIEQLEPLLEAGDIIIDAGNSHYEDTRRREAALAKKDLHFVGVGVSGGEEGALNGPSIMPGGSKESYKALGPLLEKISAKVDGEPCCAWVGTDGAGHFVKMVHNGIEYADMQVIGEAFDLLRSGAGIEPAEQAKIFTDWNQGELSSFLIEISAEVLGHVDAKTGKPFVDVVVDAAGQKGTGRWTVISALELGSPVSGIAESVFARALSSQTEQRRLGQELLAGNEADVEIPETFVEDVRQALYASKLVSYAQGLDMLTSAAKEYGWDLKLDEIASLWRAGCIIRAELLKDITKAYAADEKPANLLFAPAFTEAIAGALPAWRRVVATAVQLGIPVPVFSSSLAYYDGLRRKRVAAALIQGQRDLFGAHTYGRVDAEGTFHTLWGEDKSEIEAVDTH is encoded by the coding sequence ATGTCTGCACACATCGGTGTCACCGGCCTAGCGGTGATGGGCGCCAACCTGGCCCGCAACCTCGCGCGGAACGGCTTCACGGTCGCACTGCACAACCGGTCCGTTGAAAAGACGGACGCCCTGCTCGAACGGTACGGCTCCGAAGGTGACTTCATTCGGACTGAAACCCTCCAAGAGCTGGTGGATTCCCTCGAGAAGCCGCGCCGGGTCCTGATCATGGTGAAGGCCGGCAAGCCGGTCGACTCCGTGATCGAGCAGCTGGAGCCCCTCCTCGAAGCCGGCGACATCATCATTGATGCCGGAAACTCCCACTATGAGGACACCCGCCGCCGCGAAGCAGCCCTTGCCAAGAAGGACCTGCACTTCGTGGGCGTCGGCGTTTCCGGCGGCGAAGAGGGCGCCCTCAACGGCCCCTCCATCATGCCCGGAGGTTCCAAGGAGTCCTACAAGGCCCTCGGCCCGCTGCTGGAAAAGATCTCCGCAAAGGTCGACGGCGAACCGTGCTGCGCCTGGGTGGGAACCGACGGCGCCGGGCACTTCGTCAAAATGGTCCACAACGGCATCGAATACGCCGACATGCAGGTCATCGGCGAAGCCTTCGACCTTCTCCGCTCCGGAGCCGGCATTGAGCCCGCTGAGCAGGCCAAGATCTTCACCGACTGGAACCAGGGCGAGCTGTCCTCCTTCCTGATCGAAATCTCCGCCGAGGTCCTGGGCCACGTGGACGCCAAGACCGGCAAGCCGTTTGTCGACGTCGTAGTGGATGCCGCAGGCCAGAAGGGCACCGGCCGCTGGACCGTCATCTCCGCCCTGGAACTCGGTTCCCCGGTTTCCGGCATCGCCGAATCCGTATTTGCCCGTGCGCTGTCCTCCCAGACAGAGCAGCGCAGGCTTGGCCAGGAATTGCTGGCAGGCAACGAAGCTGACGTGGAAATCCCCGAAACGTTCGTTGAGGATGTCCGTCAGGCGCTCTACGCGTCCAAGCTGGTTTCCTACGCGCAGGGCCTCGACATGCTGACGTCTGCAGCCAAGGAATACGGCTGGGACCTGAAGCTGGACGAGATCGCCTCCCTGTGGCGCGCGGGCTGCATCATCCGCGCTGAGCTGCTCAAGGACATCACCAAGGCCTACGCGGCTGACGAGAAGCCCGCCAACCTGCTGTTCGCCCCGGCGTTCACCGAGGCCATCGCCGGTGCCCTGCCTGCATGGCGCCGTGTTGTGGCCACCGCCGTCCAGCTGGGGATTCCCGTTCCGGTGTTCTCGTCCTCGCTGGCCTACTATGACGGCCTGCGCCGCAAGCGCGTCGCCGCTGCGCTGATCCAGGGCCAGCGCGACCTGTTCGGCGCCCACACGTACGGCCGCGTCGATGCAGAAGGCACGTTCCATACCCTGTGGGGCGAAGACAAGTCCGAAATCGAGGCAGTGGACACCCACTAG
- a CDS encoding FadR/GntR family transcriptional regulator, whose translation MTSSLHHRAIENLGTRIISGELPAGHVMLAEKLEDELKVSRSVIREAVRVLQSLGLVETTKRVGIRVLPASRWNPFDPQVIRWRLASDARGAQLRSLAELRSAVEPAAAELAAQNAPAPLRLELVDVARAMRDAGHRGDVPQFLELDIQFHSLLLSGSGNEMFANLMGQVAETLTGRTVHGLMPDHPHEAALQWHVDVAEAIARGDAASAREASDKIMRRTMSQMSDTWTEQPRVFIPVDR comes from the coding sequence ATGACCAGCAGCCTGCACCACCGTGCCATCGAAAATCTTGGCACGCGCATCATCTCGGGCGAGCTGCCTGCCGGCCATGTCATGCTCGCGGAAAAGCTTGAGGATGAGCTGAAGGTATCCCGCTCCGTGATCCGCGAGGCTGTCCGGGTGCTGCAGTCCCTGGGCCTTGTGGAAACCACCAAGCGGGTTGGCATCAGGGTCCTGCCGGCAAGCCGCTGGAACCCCTTCGACCCCCAGGTCATCCGCTGGCGGCTGGCCAGCGATGCGCGCGGCGCACAGCTGCGGTCCCTCGCCGAGCTACGGTCCGCTGTGGAGCCGGCGGCTGCCGAACTGGCCGCCCAGAACGCTCCGGCGCCGCTGCGGCTGGAGCTGGTGGACGTGGCCCGTGCCATGCGCGACGCCGGACACAGGGGCGACGTCCCACAGTTTCTTGAGTTGGACATCCAGTTCCACTCACTCCTGCTCTCCGGATCCGGCAACGAAATGTTTGCCAACCTCATGGGGCAGGTGGCGGAGACCCTGACCGGCCGCACGGTGCATGGCCTGATGCCCGACCATCCGCACGAGGCCGCCCTGCAATGGCACGTCGACGTTGCCGAGGCCATTGCCAGGGGCGACGCCGCGTCCGCCAGAGAGGCCTCAGACAAGATCATGAGGCGAACGATGTCCCAGATGTCCGACACTTGGACCGAGCAGCCACGCGTCTTTATCCCGGTGGACCGCTGA
- a CDS encoding NAD-dependent protein deacetylase, with translation MPPVPPGPPTAEELEVLDRIRNLLERGRFALLTGAGLSTDSGIPDYRGPGSPPRSPMTYQEFVKAAANRQRYWARNHIGWSHLRRADPNQGHYAVAELERRGRLTGLITQNVDRLHQDAGSINVVDLHGRYDQVVCLDCRRVYSRRLLAGMLEELNPGFLERAAETGLVEMAPDADATIEDQDLISSFVVAVCPACGGTLKPDFVYFGENVPKDRVETSYRMVDDASALVVAGSSLTVMSGLRFVRHAAKDGKPVVIINRGVTRGDDKATIKLEAGVSESLAWLAAELPRLQA, from the coding sequence ATGCCGCCCGTGCCTCCCGGACCTCCAACGGCTGAAGAGCTTGAGGTCCTGGACCGCATCCGGAACCTCCTGGAGCGGGGCCGCTTCGCCTTGCTGACCGGTGCCGGCCTCAGCACCGATTCCGGTATTCCGGACTATCGCGGACCCGGCTCGCCGCCACGTTCGCCCATGACGTACCAGGAGTTCGTCAAGGCGGCCGCCAACCGGCAGCGTTACTGGGCCAGGAACCACATTGGCTGGTCCCACCTTCGCCGTGCGGACCCCAACCAGGGCCACTATGCCGTCGCCGAGCTGGAGCGCCGCGGCCGCCTCACTGGGCTTATCACGCAAAATGTGGACCGCCTCCACCAGGATGCCGGGAGCATCAACGTGGTGGACCTCCACGGCAGGTACGACCAAGTGGTGTGCCTGGACTGCCGCAGGGTTTACTCCCGCCGTCTGCTGGCAGGAATGCTGGAGGAACTGAACCCCGGTTTCCTTGAACGGGCCGCAGAAACGGGCCTGGTGGAGATGGCGCCCGATGCTGATGCCACCATCGAGGACCAGGACTTGATCAGCAGCTTCGTTGTTGCTGTTTGCCCTGCCTGCGGCGGCACGCTAAAACCGGATTTCGTGTATTTCGGGGAGAACGTGCCCAAGGACCGGGTCGAAACCTCGTACCGCATGGTTGATGATGCGTCCGCCCTGGTGGTTGCGGGATCGTCGCTGACGGTCATGAGTGGCCTGAGGTTTGTCAGGCATGCGGCGAAGGACGGCAAGCCGGTGGTCATCATCAACAGGGGGGTGACCCGCGGGGATGACAAAGCAACGATCAAGCTTGAAGCGGGTGTCAGTGAGTCCCTTGCCTGGCTCGCAGCCGAACTTCCACGCCTGCAGGCATAG
- a CDS encoding peroxiredoxin produces MTAAPAAARVGAPAVGGTAPDFELVNQYGEPVRLSDYRGRNVVLVFYPFAFSGICTGELCEIRDNLALFEDANATILAVSVDSKFSLRAYAAQEGYTFDLLADFWPHGAVASSYGVFDAESGMAQRGTFIIDAGGTVRYSVLNPRGQARDLADYRTALAGLEKA; encoded by the coding sequence GTGACCGCGGCGCCTGCCGCAGCCCGTGTTGGCGCCCCCGCAGTTGGCGGAACAGCGCCCGATTTCGAACTTGTCAATCAGTACGGCGAGCCCGTCAGGTTGTCCGACTATCGGGGCCGCAACGTTGTGCTGGTGTTCTATCCCTTCGCATTCTCTGGCATCTGTACCGGCGAACTCTGCGAAATCCGCGACAATCTGGCGCTCTTCGAGGACGCCAACGCCACAATCCTGGCAGTTTCCGTTGACAGCAAGTTCAGCTTGCGGGCCTATGCCGCGCAGGAGGGCTACACCTTTGACCTGCTTGCCGACTTCTGGCCACACGGCGCCGTAGCGAGCTCGTATGGCGTGTTCGATGCCGAAAGCGGCATGGCACAGCGGGGAACCTTCATCATCGATGCCGGGGGAACCGTCCGTTACAGCGTGTTGAACCCGCGGGGCCAGGCGCGGGACCTCGCGGATTACCGGACGGCACTCGCCGGGCTGGAAAAGGCCTGA
- a CDS encoding DUF3052 domain-containing protein — protein MSEADAATSVNVAEKLGFKNGDLIQEFGYDDDVDFDLRDDIEDLTGSELLDEDDHEVADAVIFWWRDGDGDLVDSLMDSLTTLSENGVVWVLTPKSGREGYVSPADIQEAAPTAGLHVTTSAGVSKDWSATRLVSRKNK, from the coding sequence GTGAGCGAGGCCGACGCCGCCACTTCGGTAAATGTGGCGGAAAAATTGGGTTTCAAGAACGGGGATCTGATTCAGGAGTTCGGTTACGACGACGACGTCGATTTCGACTTGCGTGACGATATTGAGGACCTCACGGGTTCCGAGTTGCTCGACGAGGACGACCACGAAGTAGCGGATGCAGTCATTTTCTGGTGGCGCGACGGCGACGGGGACCTCGTGGACAGCCTGATGGATTCGCTGACCACCCTGAGTGAGAACGGCGTCGTCTGGGTGTTGACCCCCAAGTCCGGCAGGGAAGGCTATGTATCCCCGGCGGACATCCAGGAAGCGGCACCCACCGCCGGACTGCACGTCACCACGTCGGCCGGGGTGTCGAAGGACTGGAGCGCCACGCGGCTGGTGAGCAGGAAGAACAAGTGA
- the aceE gene encoding pyruvate dehydrogenase (acetyl-transferring), homodimeric type, protein MAAGEDTSHILSGLTNQLPDRDPEETAEWVESLDSLIREQGTERAQFIMRSLLQRAGAQSVGVPMVTTTDYVNTIPVDQEAEFPGNEEYERRYRAYMRWNAAVMVHRAQRANIGVGGHISTYAGAATLYEVGFNHFFRGKDHPGGGDQVFFQGHASPGMYARAFMEGRLSEEDLDGFRQEKSRQGHALSSYPHPRLMPHFWEFPTVSMGIGPMNAIYQAQSNRYLHNRGLKDTSDQQVWAFLGDGEMDEPESRGLLQLAANENLDNLNFVINCNLQRLDGPVRGNGKIMQELEAFFRGAGWNVIKVVWGREWDDLLARDTDGSLVKIMNETPDGDYQTYKAESGGFVREHFFGKTPQTKDMVADLTDDQIWNLKRGGHDYRKVYAAYKAATEFKGKPTVILAKTVKGYGLGPHFEGRNATHQMKKLTLDDLKKFRDHLRIPITDEQLEKDLYQPPYYHPGTDAPEIKYMMERRAALGGAVPERRSKHAEITLPDAKSYEVAKRGSGKQMAATTMAFVRLLKDLMRDKNFGKHIAPIIPDEARTFGMDAFFPTAKIYNPKGQNYLSVDRDLVLAYKESPAGQLIHPGINEAGAVAAFTAAGTAYATHGVPLVPVYVFYSMFGFQRTGDAFWAAADQMTRGFIIGATAGRTTLTGEGLQHADGHSPLLASTNPAVVTYDPAYGYEMGHIIRDGLERMYGPDSTDKNLMYYLTVYNEPIVQPAEPEELDVEGVIKGIYLLAPAKIDGPRTQILASGVSVPWAIEAQRILAEDWSVSADVWSVTSWNELRRDGLAAEEEAFLNPGEPARVPFVTQQLEGATGPVVAVSDYMKAVPDQIRQFVPNEFATLGADGFGFSDTRAAARRYFKNDTHSIVVRSLEMLARRGEVDSQAPIKAIEKYRLHNVNAGTTGNAGGEA, encoded by the coding sequence ATGGCTGCAGGAGAAGATACCTCCCATATCCTCAGCGGGTTGACTAACCAGCTGCCTGATCGTGATCCGGAAGAGACCGCCGAGTGGGTTGAGTCCCTGGATTCGTTGATCAGGGAACAGGGCACCGAGCGTGCCCAATTCATCATGCGGAGCCTGCTGCAGCGCGCGGGCGCGCAGAGCGTGGGGGTGCCGATGGTGACCACCACTGATTACGTGAACACGATCCCTGTGGACCAGGAAGCCGAGTTCCCGGGCAACGAGGAATACGAGCGCCGCTACCGGGCGTACATGCGGTGGAACGCGGCGGTGATGGTCCACCGGGCCCAGCGGGCTAACATCGGGGTGGGCGGGCACATCTCCACCTACGCGGGCGCGGCGACCCTGTACGAGGTCGGGTTCAACCACTTCTTCCGCGGCAAGGACCACCCCGGCGGCGGGGACCAGGTGTTCTTCCAGGGCCACGCCTCCCCCGGCATGTACGCCCGGGCGTTCATGGAGGGCCGGCTCTCCGAGGAGGACCTGGACGGGTTCCGGCAGGAAAAGTCCCGGCAGGGCCACGCCCTGTCCTCCTACCCGCACCCGCGGCTGATGCCGCACTTCTGGGAATTCCCCACCGTGTCCATGGGCATCGGGCCGATGAACGCGATCTACCAGGCCCAGTCCAACCGGTACCTGCACAACCGCGGCCTGAAAGACACCTCCGACCAGCAGGTCTGGGCGTTCCTGGGCGACGGGGAAATGGACGAGCCCGAATCCCGCGGCCTGCTCCAGCTCGCCGCGAACGAGAACCTGGACAACCTGAATTTCGTGATCAACTGCAACCTCCAGCGCCTGGACGGGCCGGTGCGCGGCAACGGCAAGATCATGCAGGAACTCGAAGCGTTCTTCCGCGGCGCGGGCTGGAACGTGATCAAGGTCGTCTGGGGCCGGGAATGGGATGACCTGCTGGCCCGCGACACCGACGGGTCGCTGGTGAAGATCATGAACGAAACCCCCGACGGGGACTACCAGACCTACAAGGCCGAATCGGGCGGGTTCGTCCGCGAACACTTCTTCGGCAAGACCCCGCAGACCAAGGACATGGTCGCGGACCTCACCGATGACCAGATCTGGAACCTCAAACGCGGCGGCCACGACTACCGCAAGGTCTACGCCGCGTACAAGGCAGCCACCGAATTCAAGGGCAAACCCACCGTCATCCTCGCCAAAACCGTCAAGGGCTACGGACTCGGACCCCACTTCGAGGGCCGCAACGCCACCCACCAGATGAAAAAACTCACCCTGGATGACCTGAAGAAGTTCCGCGACCACCTGCGGATCCCCATCACGGACGAACAGCTCGAAAAAGACCTGTACCAGCCCCCGTACTACCACCCCGGCACCGACGCCCCCGAAATCAAGTACATGATGGAGCGCCGCGCGGCCCTGGGCGGCGCCGTCCCCGAGCGCCGGTCCAAGCACGCCGAGATCACCTTGCCGGACGCGAAGTCCTACGAGGTCGCCAAGCGCGGTTCGGGCAAACAGATGGCCGCCACCACCATGGCCTTCGTGCGCCTGCTCAAGGACCTGATGCGGGACAAGAACTTCGGCAAGCACATCGCCCCGATCATCCCTGACGAGGCGCGCACGTTCGGCATGGACGCGTTCTTCCCGACGGCGAAGATCTACAACCCCAAGGGCCAGAACTACCTCTCGGTGGACCGCGACCTGGTCCTGGCCTACAAGGAATCCCCCGCCGGCCAGCTGATCCACCCCGGCATCAACGAAGCCGGCGCCGTCGCAGCGTTCACCGCCGCCGGCACCGCCTACGCCACCCACGGCGTGCCCCTGGTCCCGGTCTACGTCTTCTACTCCATGTTCGGCTTCCAGCGCACCGGCGACGCGTTCTGGGCAGCAGCAGACCAAATGACCCGCGGCTTCATCATCGGCGCCACCGCAGGACGGACCACCCTCACCGGCGAAGGCCTCCAGCACGCCGACGGCCACTCCCCCCTGCTCGCCTCGACCAACCCCGCCGTGGTCACCTACGACCCCGCCTACGGCTACGAAATGGGCCACATCATCCGCGACGGCCTCGAACGCATGTACGGGCCCGACAGCACGGACAAAAACCTCATGTACTACCTCACCGTGTACAACGAGCCCATCGTCCAGCCCGCCGAACCCGAGGAACTGGACGTCGAAGGCGTGATCAAGGGCATCTACCTGCTCGCCCCGGCAAAGATCGACGGCCCCCGGACCCAGATCCTCGCCTCCGGCGTGTCCGTGCCCTGGGCCATCGAGGCCCAACGGATCCTCGCCGAAGACTGGTCGGTCTCGGCTGATGTCTGGTCCGTGACGTCCTGGAACGAGCTGCGCCGCGACGGCCTCGCCGCGGAAGAGGAAGCCTTCCTCAACCCCGGCGAACCCGCCCGCGTCCCCTTCGTCACCCAGCAGCTCGAGGGAGCCACCGGGCCCGTCGTCGCCGTGTCCGACTACATGAAAGCCGTCCCCGACCAGATCCGCCAATTCGTCCCCAACGAATTCGCCACCCTTGGTGCCGACGGCTTCGGGTTCTCCGACACCCGCGCCGCAGCCCGCCGCTACTTCAAGAACGACACCCACTCCATCGTGGTGCGTTCGCTGGAGATGCTCGCGCGCCGCGGTGAGGTGGATTCCCAGGCTCCGATCAAGGCGATTGAGAAGTACAGGCTTCACAACGTCAATGCCGGCACCACCGGCAACGCCGGCGGCGAGGCCTAA